In Paenibacillus phoenicis, one genomic interval encodes:
- a CDS encoding alpha-galactosidase: MAIWVDEQNRLFALQTNGSSYVFGLNEKGRLQHLYWGAPIDPAEALPLLGTRGHSSFDAEIEREAEEYSFWGGVGYVEPSLKVTWPDGVRDFCPKYIGCRVDQQNGKDTLTLTFQDEVYPFEVRLSYAAIAEHDVLERSASFVNLGSEPVLLETTQSAAWTMPALRNYRFTHVTGKWAGEFQLRRTFLSEGKKVLESRRGFTDGHANPWFAVDDGTAAEDRGDVWFGALAWSGNWKIVAEQTAFGHVRVTGGIHDFDSTWLLGPGETFAAPMFVGGYSAAGFGGMSRKLHRYQHDYVLPSREPRKVLYNSWEATYFDVNAQDQMALAERAAKLGVELFVVDDGWFGARNHDRAGLGDWVVNREKFPNGLGELIDRVQELGMEFGIWVEPEAVNPDSDLYRSHPDWVYHFPTRGRTELRNQLLLNISKPEVKNYILEFMTDLLSQHQIKFIKWDMNRTVTEPGMKDHPLNRQKEIWIRHVQSLYEIWAELRRRFPHVEFETCAGGGSRIDLGIFRYADQAWPSDNTDAFDRLSIQEGFSYVYAPKMMTCWVTESPTGMNRRVLSLPYRFHSAMMGTLGIGANLNHWSDAELEEAAGFVRQYKAIRPLVQFGDQYRLDALSHLGVTAVQYVDKARGDSVLLAFLHSQRLGDRLPRLRLQGLAPDKAYAIEGLPGTWSGRSLMQIGIELPLRGDFDSVLYRIREA; this comes from the coding sequence ATGGCAATTTGGGTGGATGAACAAAATCGATTATTTGCGTTGCAAACCAACGGCAGCTCCTACGTGTTTGGCCTGAATGAGAAGGGCCGGCTACAGCATTTGTATTGGGGAGCGCCGATCGATCCGGCAGAGGCATTGCCGCTGCTGGGGACGCGGGGGCATAGCTCCTTCGACGCGGAGATCGAACGGGAAGCGGAGGAGTACAGCTTCTGGGGCGGTGTCGGGTATGTTGAGCCGTCGCTGAAAGTGACTTGGCCGGATGGGGTGCGTGATTTTTGCCCGAAATATATCGGGTGCCGGGTCGATCAGCAAAATGGGAAAGATACGCTAACGCTGACGTTTCAAGATGAGGTGTATCCGTTTGAGGTTCGCTTGAGCTATGCGGCTATTGCCGAGCACGACGTGCTGGAGCGGTCCGCCAGCTTCGTGAATTTGGGAAGCGAGCCGGTGCTCCTGGAGACGACACAATCGGCTGCCTGGACGATGCCGGCGCTGCGGAACTATCGGTTTACGCATGTCACCGGGAAGTGGGCGGGTGAGTTCCAGCTGCGACGTACTTTCTTATCCGAAGGCAAAAAGGTCCTGGAATCGCGGCGCGGCTTCACCGACGGCCATGCCAATCCGTGGTTTGCCGTCGATGACGGGACGGCGGCGGAGGACCGCGGCGACGTCTGGTTCGGGGCGCTGGCGTGGAGCGGTAACTGGAAGATCGTCGCCGAACAAACCGCGTTTGGTCACGTTCGCGTCACTGGCGGCATCCACGACTTCGATAGCACGTGGCTGCTTGGCCCCGGCGAGACGTTTGCCGCGCCGATGTTTGTCGGCGGTTATAGCGCCGCCGGGTTCGGCGGGATGAGCCGGAAGCTGCATCGCTATCAGCACGATTACGTGCTGCCGAGCCGGGAGCCGCGCAAGGTGCTGTACAACTCCTGGGAAGCGACGTATTTCGATGTGAACGCCCAGGATCAAATGGCGTTAGCGGAGCGTGCGGCCAAGCTCGGCGTTGAGCTGTTCGTCGTTGACGACGGCTGGTTTGGGGCGCGCAATCACGATCGGGCCGGGTTGGGCGACTGGGTCGTCAACCGGGAAAAGTTCCCGAACGGGCTTGGCGAGCTGATCGATCGGGTGCAGGAGCTTGGCATGGAGTTCGGAATCTGGGTGGAGCCCGAGGCGGTGAACCCGGACAGCGACCTGTACCGGAGTCATCCGGATTGGGTGTACCATTTCCCGACGCGGGGACGGACGGAGCTGCGCAACCAGCTGCTCTTAAACATCTCCAAGCCGGAGGTCAAAAACTACATCCTGGAGTTCATGACCGATCTGCTTAGCCAGCATCAAATCAAGTTCATTAAATGGGACATGAACCGGACGGTGACGGAGCCGGGGATGAAGGATCATCCGCTGAACCGCCAGAAGGAGATTTGGATTCGGCACGTGCAAAGCCTGTATGAGATCTGGGCCGAGCTGCGCCGGCGTTTCCCGCACGTGGAATTTGAGACTTGTGCGGGCGGGGGATCGCGCATCGACCTCGGCATTTTCCGCTATGCCGACCAGGCTTGGCCCAGCGATAATACCGATGCCTTCGACCGGCTGAGCATTCAGGAGGGCTTCTCCTATGTGTATGCGCCGAAGATGATGACCTGCTGGGTGACGGAGTCCCCTACCGGGATGAACCGCCGCGTCCTGTCGCTGCCGTACCGGTTCCACAGTGCGATGATGGGGACGCTGGGCATCGGTGCGAACCTGAACCATTGGAGCGACGCGGAGCTTGAGGAGGCCGCCGGGTTCGTCCGGCAATACAAAGCGATCCGTCCGCTGGTGCAGTTCGGCGATCAGTACCGGCTGGATGCGCTGAGCCACCTGGGCGTGACGGCGGTCCAATACGTGGATAAGGCCCGCGGGGACAGCGTGCTGCTGGCGTTCCTGCATTCGCAGCGGCTGGGCGATCGCCTGCCTCGCTTGCGCCTGCAAGGCCTCGCGCCGGACAAAGCCTACGCGATCGAAGGGCTGCCCGGCACCTGGAGCGGCCGCAGCCTGATGCAAATCGGCATCGAGCTCCCGCTGCGCGGCGACTTCGACAGCGTGCTGTACCGGATTCGCGAAGCGTAG
- a CDS encoding alpha-galactosidase: MTINGPITEKVRFWAESDTHRHLDNGLGRLSFDLAGGTFAWTCREALVWQEIRSAYRWQGREYHTGQYERHEVIGEPKELNDAFGYGLQVGIRHEKPGLPKLEQYFYLYEQQPFFLIRVVVAGEAGLKLNRIAVLQSAKLDFEKADGNGEDQLHALRIPYDNDKWVRYIAKPLPWETESYEAAALFYPGSRRGFVTGSVSHDVWKTGIRIRSERAGKLDEFELYAGAAGEMTRDTQPHGYVHGPRVESPLVFAGYYDDYREGLEAYGRANAAVEPPLKWEGGVPFGWNSWSAAMSTLDYELYTSTSDFLKREVQPLGFESGETLYINFDAFWDRLTAEEMADALRRVRENGHKPGTYWTPFAFWGSPEQFSREVEGTNGKYTYGEILLRDAEGEIVADIAGGLAIDPTHPGALQRIDWFTEKIIREGFEYVKLDFMAHGALEGKHYDPSITTGIAAYRHGLSYLASKLSPEAVGRPFFINLSIAPLFPYAFAHSRRISCDVFGQIGDTEYLLNSLTYGWWMNDRLYRFNDPDHTVLYKSFNQEETAWHEGRSRLTASVIAGTLLLLGDDFRKEGAAERAKAWLGNRAVMDVARLGQTFRPLEWGFGDRAADVFVLEALASETTGGNALYVAVFNFDGTRGARKTVSLACAGLDPKVLYKVDDLWEGTEHETAGELVVDLKPAEAKLFKLSGR, encoded by the coding sequence ATGACCATAAACGGACCTATCACGGAAAAAGTTCGCTTCTGGGCGGAATCAGATACGCATAGGCATTTGGATAACGGGCTTGGCCGCTTAAGCTTTGATCTGGCCGGCGGCACCTTTGCCTGGACCTGCCGCGAAGCGCTGGTTTGGCAAGAGATTCGCAGCGCGTATCGGTGGCAGGGGAGGGAATACCATACCGGTCAGTATGAACGCCATGAAGTGATCGGGGAGCCGAAGGAGCTGAACGATGCTTTTGGGTATGGCCTGCAGGTGGGGATTCGTCATGAAAAACCGGGGTTACCGAAGTTGGAGCAGTATTTTTACCTTTATGAGCAGCAGCCTTTCTTCTTGATTCGGGTCGTTGTGGCAGGGGAGGCGGGGCTGAAGCTAAACCGCATTGCGGTGCTGCAGTCCGCCAAGCTGGATTTCGAAAAAGCCGATGGCAACGGGGAGGACCAACTGCATGCCCTGCGCATCCCATACGACAACGATAAATGGGTGCGTTACATCGCGAAGCCGCTGCCTTGGGAGACGGAAAGCTATGAAGCGGCAGCGTTGTTTTATCCGGGCAGCCGGCGGGGCTTCGTTACAGGCTCGGTGTCCCATGATGTTTGGAAAACGGGCATCCGCATCCGAAGCGAACGGGCTGGTAAGCTGGACGAGTTCGAGCTGTATGCCGGGGCAGCGGGCGAGATGACGCGGGATACGCAGCCGCACGGGTATGTGCACGGGCCGCGGGTCGAATCCCCGCTGGTGTTTGCGGGATACTACGACGATTACCGCGAGGGGCTGGAGGCATATGGCCGTGCTAACGCGGCGGTGGAGCCGCCGCTGAAGTGGGAAGGCGGCGTGCCGTTTGGCTGGAACAGCTGGTCGGCGGCGATGAGTACGCTGGATTACGAGTTGTATACGTCAACTAGTGATTTTCTGAAACGCGAGGTGCAGCCGCTGGGCTTTGAGAGCGGGGAGACGCTCTATATCAACTTCGACGCCTTCTGGGACCGGCTGACGGCGGAAGAGATGGCGGATGCGCTGCGCCGGGTGCGGGAGAACGGGCACAAGCCGGGCACGTATTGGACGCCGTTTGCGTTCTGGGGCAGTCCGGAGCAATTCAGCCGGGAAGTGGAGGGCACAAACGGCAAGTATACGTACGGCGAGATCCTGCTTCGCGATGCAGAAGGGGAGATCGTAGCCGACATTGCCGGCGGTTTGGCGATTGATCCAACGCATCCGGGGGCGCTGCAGCGGATCGATTGGTTTACGGAGAAGATCATTCGCGAAGGCTTCGAATACGTGAAGCTCGACTTCATGGCGCACGGGGCGCTGGAAGGGAAGCATTATGACCCTTCGATCACAACCGGCATCGCTGCTTACCGCCACGGCTTATCTTATCTGGCGTCGAAGCTGTCGCCGGAGGCGGTCGGACGGCCGTTTTTTATCAATCTGTCAATTGCACCGCTGTTTCCGTACGCTTTTGCCCATAGCCGCCGCATTTCCTGCGATGTATTTGGGCAGATCGGGGATACGGAATATTTGCTGAATTCATTGACTTATGGCTGGTGGATGAATGACCGCTTGTACCGATTTAACGACCCGGACCATACGGTACTGTACAAAAGCTTCAATCAGGAAGAGACAGCCTGGCACGAAGGGCGCAGCCGGCTGACGGCGTCGGTCATCGCCGGAACGCTGCTGCTGCTTGGCGACGACTTCCGCAAGGAAGGAGCGGCAGAACGCGCCAAAGCATGGCTTGGCAACCGCGCGGTGATGGACGTCGCTCGTTTGGGGCAAACCTTCCGCCCGTTGGAGTGGGGCTTTGGTGATCGGGCAGCCGATGTATTCGTGCTGGAAGCTCTCGCTTCAGAGACAACCGGCGGCAATGCGCTGTATGTGGCGGTGTTTAACTTCGACGGGACGAGGGGAGCCCGAAAGACGGTATCTCTGGCATGTGCGGGTCTCGATCCGAAGGTGCTGTACAAGGTTGATGATTTGTGGGAAGGCACGGAGCATGAAACCGCAGGTGAGTTGGTCGTTGACCTGAAACCGGCGGAAGCGAAACTATTTAAACTCAGCGGACGGTGA
- a CDS encoding sensor histidine kinase — MRAWLENRVIRFTRGMNLRRKIFIMYGLILLVPSLILGGVTMGIVVRSFHENYVATVDESIKQTAINIDYSKKSYDLLAIRTATDSELIARLGREYADMTQIIDTVDYLDRNFMLTSKYLPGIVDFRIYHTNSTLVEDGRLLWRPQQRLLSGLDERSWYEKTMASSTLLLWSTAPDAPGRIVLTSKILNSAGEPLGMVYILLDYNVVFGNLLKHPFADGGSLYIVDEEKRILATTKQDKIGLRILAEGWLEEGGTDDRKSEGAGKQADGGAAVYDLTGTKQLVTLEPLTSGWYVVALTQMKYMDGRSITLLALIAGTAVLLLALSMFLITTIMNNVVRRIRRLGHRMFDLSRGEFDVTIRNKVQDELGDLELMFNSMSERLGHLVEDIRTTSLQEREQAFKAMQAQINPHFIYNSLSLLRWRALDVQDDEQVRIIDALTTFYRQTLNNQVAVIPIREELEHVKAYLEVQQLRYPGRVRIEWDIDEQAGSLYTLKTLLQPIVENCYAHGAITRQQDAVIRISVKREVGCMVMTVFDNGQGIAPERLAALEAGTYLGSGNGFGTANIRERLALYFGEAAAFKLESEAGAWTRATIRFPACTEPPILRKKGWIGDGFAEGSDRG, encoded by the coding sequence GTGAGAGCATGGCTAGAAAACCGTGTGATCCGCTTCACCCGGGGGATGAACCTCCGCAGGAAAATTTTTATCATGTACGGCTTGATTTTGCTGGTGCCCAGCCTGATTCTCGGCGGGGTCACGATGGGCATCGTCGTGCGCAGCTTTCACGAAAATTACGTGGCGACCGTCGACGAATCGATCAAACAAACGGCGATCAACATTGACTATAGCAAGAAAAGCTACGACTTGCTGGCGATCCGCACGGCGACCGACAGCGAGCTCATTGCCCGGCTGGGGCGGGAATATGCGGATATGACGCAGATCATCGACACCGTCGACTATCTGGATCGCAATTTTATGTTGACGAGCAAATATTTGCCTGGGATCGTGGATTTTCGCATCTATCATACCAACTCGACTTTGGTGGAGGACGGTCGGCTCTTGTGGCGGCCGCAGCAGCGGCTTCTGTCCGGTTTGGACGAACGAAGCTGGTACGAGAAGACGATGGCCTCCTCTACGCTGCTGCTCTGGAGCACGGCACCGGACGCACCGGGCCGGATCGTGCTGACGAGCAAAATTTTGAACAGCGCCGGGGAGCCGCTGGGCATGGTCTATATTTTGCTGGACTACAACGTCGTGTTTGGCAATTTGCTGAAACATCCTTTTGCCGATGGCGGCAGCTTGTACATCGTGGATGAGGAAAAGCGTATCTTAGCCACAACCAAACAGGATAAGATCGGCCTTCGCATTCTGGCGGAAGGCTGGCTGGAGGAGGGCGGAACGGATGACAGAAAGAGCGAAGGGGCAGGTAAACAAGCAGACGGAGGCGCCGCCGTTTATGACCTGACCGGGACCAAGCAGCTCGTGACGCTGGAGCCGCTGACCTCCGGGTGGTATGTCGTCGCTCTAACGCAGATGAAGTATATGGACGGACGGAGCATCACGTTGCTGGCGCTGATCGCCGGGACGGCCGTTTTGCTGCTGGCGTTGTCGATGTTTCTGATCACGACGATTATGAATAACGTCGTTCGGCGCATCCGGCGGCTGGGGCATCGCATGTTCGACCTGTCGCGCGGCGAATTTGACGTGACGATCCGCAACAAAGTACAGGATGAACTCGGCGATCTGGAGCTGATGTTTAACTCCATGTCGGAGCGGCTTGGCCATCTGGTGGAAGACATCCGAACAACAAGCCTGCAGGAACGAGAGCAAGCCTTTAAGGCGATGCAGGCGCAGATCAATCCGCACTTTATTTACAATTCCTTAAGCCTGCTGCGTTGGCGTGCGCTGGATGTGCAAGATGACGAGCAGGTCCGGATTATCGATGCATTGACCACCTTTTATAGGCAAACGTTAAACAACCAGGTTGCCGTCATTCCCATCCGTGAGGAATTAGAGCATGTAAAGGCGTATCTGGAGGTGCAGCAGCTGCGGTATCCAGGGCGGGTCCGGATCGAATGGGATATCGACGAGCAGGCTGGCTCCTTGTATACGTTAAAAACCTTGCTCCAGCCGATCGTGGAGAACTGTTACGCGCATGGGGCGATCACAAGGCAACAGGACGCTGTCATTCGGATCAGCGTAAAGCGCGAGGTTGGCTGTATGGTGATGACCGTGTTCGATAACGGCCAGGGGATTGCCCCGGAGCGGCTGGCTGCGCTGGAGGCAGGAACTTACCTTGGCAGCGGTAACGGGTTCGGGACGGCGAACATCCGGGAGCGGCTGGCATTATATTTTGGAGAGGCAGCGGCATTTAAGCTGGAGAGCGAAGCGGGAGCCTGGACGCGGGCGACGATCCGATTTCCGGCCTGTACCGAGCCGCCGATCCTCCGGAAGAAGGGGTGGATAGGAGATGGATTTGCTGAAGGTTCTGATCGTGGATGA
- a CDS encoding response regulator: protein MDLLKVLIVDDEPSNIQGLVRYIRWRELGYEEPKTGESGEEALEAIRQTPFDVLISDVAMPGMNGIELVARTKELLPQLQVLMISGYNEFEFVQDAIHVGAQGYVLKPLKLEEVSSRLTAMRETVENMRRLAEQTEDLKRKVSGSQRLIQERVLSDLLAGLVPGEDRQASWDGLMKLPVGVRELNLFLFSLDHFLSLKQRAEERVVLSAALRQTVDVALSAFNSVWLAQTSPDEMVALQMNPTVEDKARMEKQLRFVQVILQEQHHSTVTIGCSPAASTWEELPDLYKEMKFRIAQARLIADGQIVRGETPDAGAFDDYRLREQWMPELIRKMEEGDAAAVRDTMNRVVDLLSGQPSFSYVQAVGMSFLSELIRTLRRGSEADRETNIVLWRRMLDCSSTEQIIEFLMECVDRYMAVEARERMNQQRLLIRKVAAFIDERVRDNWTVKQLGEQFNLNASYLSVLFKKEMGKTISEYVQETRIRQAKELLSDPNVKVYEVADRVGIQTSAYFTYLFKKLVGCTPQEFRDYR from the coding sequence ATGGATTTGCTGAAGGTTCTGATCGTGGATGACGAGCCCTCCAACATTCAGGGCTTGGTGCGTTACATCCGGTGGCGGGAGCTGGGGTATGAGGAGCCGAAGACAGGAGAGTCGGGCGAAGAGGCGTTAGAAGCGATTAGGCAAACGCCCTTCGATGTATTGATCTCCGACGTGGCCATGCCTGGTATGAACGGCATCGAGCTGGTCGCCCGGACGAAGGAACTGCTTCCTCAGCTTCAAGTGCTGATGATCAGCGGGTACAACGAATTTGAATTCGTGCAGGATGCCATCCATGTCGGCGCGCAAGGGTACGTGCTGAAGCCGCTGAAGCTGGAGGAGGTATCCAGTCGCTTGACGGCAATGCGGGAAACGGTGGAGAACATGCGCAGGCTGGCCGAGCAAACCGAAGATTTGAAGCGAAAAGTGTCCGGCAGCCAGCGTCTGATCCAGGAACGGGTTCTCAGTGATCTGCTCGCCGGACTTGTTCCCGGGGAGGATAGGCAAGCCTCTTGGGACGGCTTGATGAAGCTGCCAGTAGGGGTTCGCGAACTCAACCTGTTCCTGTTCAGCCTGGATCACTTCTTGTCCCTGAAGCAACGGGCCGAAGAACGCGTGGTGCTGTCGGCCGCATTACGCCAGACGGTTGATGTGGCCTTGTCCGCGTTCAATTCGGTTTGGCTGGCGCAAACGTCCCCCGATGAAATGGTCGCCTTGCAAATGAACCCGACGGTGGAGGACAAAGCGCGGATGGAGAAGCAATTGAGGTTCGTTCAGGTGATTCTGCAGGAGCAGCATCACTCCACCGTAACGATTGGCTGCAGTCCAGCGGCAAGCACCTGGGAGGAGCTCCCCGATCTGTACAAGGAGATGAAGTTCCGCATCGCCCAGGCCCGCTTGATTGCAGATGGGCAAATTGTGCGGGGAGAGACGCCGGATGCCGGCGCGTTTGACGATTACCGTCTGCGGGAGCAATGGATGCCGGAGCTGATCCGGAAAATGGAGGAGGGAGATGCTGCTGCGGTCCGGGACACGATGAACCGGGTGGTGGATCTCCTGTCGGGGCAGCCTTCTTTTTCCTATGTGCAGGCCGTTGGCATGAGCTTTCTCAGCGAGTTGATCCGCACGCTTCGGCGGGGGAGCGAGGCAGACCGGGAAACGAATATCGTGCTTTGGCGTCGGATGCTGGATTGCAGCAGCACAGAGCAAATCATCGAATTCCTGATGGAATGCGTGGATCGGTACATGGCGGTGGAAGCGCGGGAACGGATGAATCAACAGCGCCTTTTGATCCGGAAGGTAGCCGCGTTCATAGACGAACGAGTGCGGGACAATTGGACGGTGAAGCAGCTTGGGGAGCAGTTTAATTTGAACGCCAGCTATTTGAGCGTGCTGTTTAAGAAAGAAATGGGCAAAACGATTTCCGAATACGTTCAAGAAACCCGCATCCGGCAGGCCAAGGAACTGCTGAGCGACCCGAACGTTAAAGTTTACGAGGTGGCGGATCGCGTAGGGATCCAGACTTCCGCTTATTTTACCTATCTGTTCAAGAAGCTGGTAGGCTGCACCCCTCAGGAGTTCCGAGATTATCGATAA
- a CDS encoding type 2 periplasmic-binding domain-containing protein, whose amino-acid sequence MNSRKSWTRKWMAAALAAFMLAISACSGGGGGSEGAATGSADGGNAGTDGGGVASFKLWLGWTAMINNNSMVQNYWREHEPFIDLQLESTQGDAMTALNLKLNTGGFEDAAIFGRSDIVDNAMIRSNTILPLEQYFDMPDKYPGLASIPKEYLEPMKDAEGHIWSIPTWFDQNPDDPWPGWASGGWFVRTDVLEKVGMTMDDLKTLDGVEKYLRLAAEQKDANGNKLIPLSFLSEASDENVIVSTFGVTTATAGGVIPVEKKGDDYVFIYDDPQYKAAYQWMNKMYREGLLDHEVMTDKKERYKEKNKTGRIAMNAGGFFNMDAQLWEILDGPTEPAWYYETIPYPQVEGVSKPGYNQIINPYPGNDVYISKKTKNLEAILKFFDYTLQPKPEQQQVVNEGPAGVFWDWVDGPLGKWEYTNAEYQKLHDSGDQAKKVSTTPELYMTSSYSNEWYPWWNYNLTEPKGRLKTIDFTEKIGKMGTIRVAQPYDRVKAKAGGLWEKYLPELDAVKTEYKAKLIMAKDEAAFEEAWNEFQAALEKRAHWSELKTEWYEQLNVEMQNG is encoded by the coding sequence TTGAATTCACGAAAATCTTGGACCCGAAAATGGATGGCCGCTGCACTCGCAGCGTTCATGCTCGCCATATCGGCTTGTTCCGGCGGCGGAGGGGGAAGTGAAGGGGCAGCAACGGGCAGCGCGGATGGAGGAAATGCAGGAACAGACGGCGGCGGCGTCGCATCCTTTAAGCTGTGGCTCGGCTGGACGGCGATGATCAACAACAACAGCATGGTGCAAAATTACTGGCGCGAGCATGAGCCGTTTATCGATCTCCAACTGGAATCCACTCAAGGCGATGCCATGACGGCGCTAAATCTGAAGCTGAACACAGGCGGCTTTGAGGATGCAGCGATCTTTGGACGCAGTGACATCGTTGATAACGCCATGATTCGCTCCAATACGATTCTGCCGCTGGAGCAATACTTCGATATGCCTGACAAGTACCCGGGGTTGGCTTCCATCCCGAAGGAATATTTAGAGCCCATGAAGGATGCGGAAGGCCATATTTGGTCGATTCCAACCTGGTTTGACCAGAATCCGGACGATCCCTGGCCGGGTTGGGCCTCCGGAGGCTGGTTCGTACGTACCGACGTCCTGGAGAAGGTCGGAATGACGATGGATGATCTAAAGACGCTGGACGGCGTGGAAAAATACTTAAGGCTGGCCGCTGAGCAAAAAGATGCCAACGGCAACAAGCTGATCCCGCTCAGCTTCCTGTCCGAGGCCAGCGACGAGAACGTCATTGTGAGCACTTTCGGCGTGACTACGGCGACGGCCGGCGGTGTCATCCCCGTAGAGAAGAAGGGTGACGACTACGTCTTCATCTACGACGACCCGCAATATAAGGCGGCTTATCAATGGATGAACAAGATGTACCGCGAGGGCTTGCTGGATCATGAAGTGATGACCGACAAGAAGGAGCGCTACAAGGAGAAAAACAAAACCGGACGTATTGCGATGAACGCCGGCGGTTTCTTTAATATGGACGCTCAGTTGTGGGAAATCCTTGACGGTCCGACGGAGCCGGCCTGGTATTATGAGACGATTCCGTACCCGCAGGTTGAGGGCGTTAGCAAGCCGGGTTATAACCAGATCATTAATCCGTACCCGGGAAATGACGTCTACATCAGCAAAAAAACGAAAAACCTGGAGGCGATCCTCAAGTTTTTTGATTACACGCTGCAGCCGAAGCCGGAACAACAGCAGGTGGTCAACGAAGGTCCGGCCGGCGTGTTCTGGGACTGGGTTGACGGTCCGCTCGGCAAATGGGAATACACGAACGCGGAATACCAAAAGCTGCACGACTCGGGAGATCAGGCGAAGAAGGTCAGCACCACGCCCGAACTCTATATGACCTCGTCCTACAGCAACGAATGGTACCCGTGGTGGAACTACAATTTGACCGAGCCGAAAGGCCGGCTCAAAACGATCGATTTCACCGAGAAAATCGGCAAAATGGGCACGATCCGCGTCGCGCAGCCGTATGACCGGGTCAAAGCGAAGGCGGGCGGCCTGTGGGAGAAATATTTGCCGGAGCTGGACGCCGTCAAAACGGAATACAAAGCCAAGCTGATCATGGCCAAGGACGAAGCGGCCTTCGAGGAGGCCTGGAACGAATTCCAGGCGGCGCTAGAGAAACGCGCCCACTGGAGCGAGCTGAAGACCGAATGGTATGAACAGCTGAATGTTGAAATGCAGAACGGGTAA